GTGCAAATATATAGAATATCACTGCCATAATTGTAGAGATTAATAATCCTAATTTTAAAGTGTAATAGAATGAATCATTTAATCTCTTGAAGTCATGTGCTCCATAGGATACTCCAATTACTGTTAGTAATGCTGTACCAAATCCTACTAATGGTATCATTGATAATTGTATTAAACGCATTCCTGCTGTATATGTAGCTACTGCAACGTTTCCTGATACTATTACAAGGAAGTAATTTATACATATACCTAATACACTGAATATTAAATTTTCTGCTGTAGATGGTATTGCTACAGTTAATATGTTTTTATATATGTATCCGCTAGTATGATAGTTACTAAGGGTTAAATCGATGAAGGTATCTTTCTTTACATGCATCCAGTATAATAATACCGCACAGCTAACTGTTGCTGATATAACTGTTGCCCAAGCTGCTCCTGCTATTCCCATACCTAGTATGTATATGAAAATCGGGTCTAATACTATATTTAGTATTGCTGTTATAGCCATAACATACATAGCACGTGTTACATCACCCTCTGACCTTAGGATTGCTGCTCCAACGTTACTGTAAATAAATACTATCATAAACATAAATACTATGTTTCCATAATCTAGTGCTAATTGTGTTGAAGATCCAGCACCCATAATCTCTAGTAATGTTGGTAGTATTATATACATCACTACTGATCCTAGTATACTAATTATTAATGTCAGTACTAGACTATGTAATGCCGCGTTATTTACTCCATCTTTGTCTTTAGCTCCAATATATCTTGCTATAAGACTGTTTGCTCCTGCTCCTACTCCATTACCTAATCCTACTAGTATCATGAATAAAGGGGTGATAAATCCTATTGCTGCTAATGCATCTGATCCTAAACCTGCTACCCATATACTGTCTGCTAAGTTATATGCCATTACTAGAAACATACTGACCATCATTGGCCATGCTAATTTTTTTATTGCTTGTTTATAGTCTCCAGTTATTAGTTCTATATTACTATTGTTTCCTCTATCCTTTGAGTTCATATTCTCCTCCTTTTTATTTTCCTTCATCATATTCTTTTGATATTTCTATAATTTTTAGTAGATAATCTATCAGTTCTTCTCTTGAGATTGGGGAATGTTCCATGATAGCTTCTTCTCGTTCGCGTTCTTCTTTTTTTAGAAGGTTTGCTAATTCATTGCCTTTTTTGGTTATTCTTATTTTGTTTTGCCTGCGGTTTTCATCGTCCTCGATGCGTTCTATGTATTGGTGGTCTTCAAGTTTTCGTATATATCTTGTAAGTAATCCCCCATCCATATTTAGTATTTCTGAAATTTCTTTTTGGTAGACGTATTCCTTGTTTTTTAGTATTAAAAGTATCATAGCTTGTTTTATGTGTATTCCTGTGTTTTCTAATAGTTTATTGTATGCATTGTTTTGTAATTTGATGTATATGCTGAATAAGAATGTCATTGATAGATTTTCTTTTTTGAATGAATATTCCATTGTCAACCCCCTTTCATTGTCAATTATTATTTATTGTAATTTTTGATATATATAATTATTGATAAAGTCAAGAGTTTACAGAGTAATAAAAATAAAGTTTATATATATAATCTTTGATAAAGTCAATAATATACTTAGTATACAGAATTTATAAATACTAATAAAAATAAAATAAATTACAATTAAGATATTTAAATATTTATGATTATTAATATGTAAAATAAGGAGTTAAAAAAATGAGTAAAGACGTAATACTAGGATTTGGAGCAATGAGATTACCTCTCACAGACAAAAATAATGATTCAAAAGTTAATGATGAAGAATTCTCAAAAATGATAGACTACTACATGAATCAAGGCTACAACTACTTTGACACATCATACGCATACCACCAAGAAAAATCTGAAGAACACCTAAGAACACAACTAGTAGAAAGATACCCAAGAGAATCATTTAAAATAGCAGATAAAATGCCAACATGGCTACTTACAGGACCAGAAGACAATGAAAGACTAGTAAACGTAATGCTAGAAAGATTAGGAATAACATACTTTGACGTGTTTTTAATACACAACATAAACAGTGCTTTTCTACCACTAGCAGAAAAAGCAGAAACATTCCAATACATAGCAAAAATGAAAGAAGAAGGAACAGCAAAAAAAGTAGGAATAAGCTACCATGATAAATCAGACTTACTAGAACAAATACTAGAAAAATATGGAGACATACTCGACGTTGTACAACTACAACTAAACTACCTAGACTGGGAAAGTAACCTTACAGAAGCACGTAAAAACTATGAACTATGCGAAAAATATGGATTAGATGTAATAGTAATGGAACCAGTAAAAGGTGGAACACTAGCTAAATTACCTGACAATATAGAACAAGAATTCAAAGAATACAACAATGAATACACATTACCACAATGGGCACTAAGATTTGCAGGAACACCAAAAAATGTTAAAATCGTATTAAGTGGAATGAATAACTTCCAACAAACAAAAGATAACTGTGAAGTATTCAAAGACTTCAAACCAATCAATGATGAAGAACATGAATTCCTACAAAAAATTGCTGATGAGATAAATAAATTAATACCAATACCATGTAGTTACTGTGGATACTGTAAAAAACAATGTCCCAAAGAAATACCAATACCAGACTACTTTGAATTATATAATAACCAATCACTATATAAATTAGAATCAATATCAGCAATATACGGTACAACATCAGCAGTAAATACACCCGCATCAGGATGTATTGAATGCGGAAACTGTTTAGATATTTGTCCACAAAAAATTAACATACCAGAAGAACTTAAAAAAGTAGCAAAAGAATTCGGACAATAAAAGAAATCATTTCATAGTAGATATAAAAATAATAATTATCTACTTATATCTCCACCCTTTTATAACAAAACTATTTCTAAACATTATTTAATTTATATAAAGAGTAAATTTACTAAATACTATGAAAAATAAAATAAATACTATCTACCAAAACAAGGGAATCATACAATGAAATGGAAAACATACTTTGACGAAGAAAGAATAAAAAGAGGATACCAATACTACCAGGAAGGAAAAGTATACAATACAATAATAACACCTAACACTATAACCACAAAAGTAGAAGGATCACACTCCCATACATATGAAGTAAAAATAACATTAAATAAGGATAAACAGATAGAATCAATGTACTGTACATGCCCATATGCTTATTCTATGGATTACTGTAAACACATGGTAGCAACACTATATAAGTATGAAGAAATAACAAAAAATAAAGATTCAAACATCACAAATAATATAAAAAATCCTCAACAACAATTTAAACAATTATTAGATAATACAAGTGAAATAGAATTAAAAGAATACATATACCAACGATATAAGGATGATGAAGATTTCATAAAAGATTATAATCTACAATTTAAGCCAGATACAACACGAGAAGACTACTATGAAGCACTGAATTTATTAAACAATATCTTTAGTACAGATACAAGAAAATTATATAATGAAAATGCTTATTATGAGGAGTTACCATTAAACAAGTATCTCTATGATTTCTTAAATAATAATGTAAAAATTTTCTATGATAAATGTGAATTTGATTATCTTCAAAGATTAATTTATATAATCTATGAGAATATATCATTAAAAGATGAAATAACTCAATATATTGACGTGGATAATATATTAGACATGACTGACTACTACCTAGAAAAGGTCATAGAATCTGATAATGAAACTAAAGATGATGTATTTAATTATATACTTAATAATATACAATATGAATACAATAAGTATACATCAATACATTTAGCTCAAGTATGTATTAAGATGTATGATAAGAAAAGTTATCTTCAGAAATTAAGTGATATTATTTCCTTAAAAATAAAACAGTACGATGATAATATTCCTGTGGAATTATTAGCTCAACAATATGAAATATTAAAGAAAATAGGTACTCCAATTGTTAATATTGAGAAATACTTGGAAAAATTTAGGAATTATAATCTTATTAGACAATATTATATTGATTATGAAATTAATGAGAATAATTATTATAAAGCTATAGAATTATTATGTGAAAAAAGACAATTAGGCAGTGAATTATCATTAGATGAGAATAAAAAACTATTACAATTATATGATAAAACAGAAGATAATGTTAACTATAAAAAAGAGCTTAAAAATATTTTAAATAAGTACACTATTAATGATATAGCTTATGTTAATAGATTAAAAGAGACATGTACTCCTGATGAATGGAAGAAAGAATATTCTACTCTTGTAAATAGTTATCAGCGTAGTCATAATTATGATTTTCTTAATGTGATTTATGTTAATGAGGAGAATTATGATGCATTATATGAAAATCTTATTAATCATTTCTCGTTAGATTCTTTTGAGGAATATAAGAAGTATCTTGAAGATAGATACGGTATGGATATATTAATGCTGTATAAAAACAGAATATTAGAAGAGGCCAAGGTTGCTAAACATAGAGGTGCATATAATTTAATAATCAGGTATATTAAGGCTATGCTTTCTTATAAGAATAGTAAGGATATTGTCACTGAATTAATTAATATATTAAAAAATAAGTATAAGAATAAGAATCTCTTAATCACTGAGTTAAGAGATATAGAACAGGAATATCAACTAGATTAGTTTATTTTTTCTTTTTTAAAATTAATAAAAAGGAAATTTAACTCATGACATAATCTGTGAATTGTTTCCAGGGTTCTCTCTTCATGCTTTCCTGTAGATTAGTTTTATGATGGTCAAACACTTTTTGTCCTGTTTCTGTTATTTTATAAATTTTTATATTTTTCTTTTCATGTGTTCCATCATATTTTTTTATTAATCCATCATGTTCCATGTCTTTGAGTATAGGGTATATTTTATTTGATCTGCTTTTATTTATTAATCCATCCTCAATTTGTGGCTGGAAGAATGTATCTATTTCTTTCATTAATCCGTAACCATGTAAATCCTTGTTTTTTAATGTCCATAATATTAGTATTCTGAATAATCCATTGCTTAAATCTCTTAGGAATATTTTTCTTTGTTTATTTACTATATTCTGGTAGTTGTCTCCTTTTATCTCATTATCCATAATAAAAACCCTCTATATTAATAATTATATATATTTTTATATATATATTCCTTTTTATATATTCCATTTTTAAAAATATAAACAATTTAAGGTATAGTATCAAATATCAAAAATAAAAGTTATAATACACAGAAAAATAAAAAAAAGATAGTCAAAGGAGGTTAATAACTAATCAATCGTTTAATAATCGAAAAATATTAAAATCGAGATTTAATAAATATTAATCTAATTTACCGTATTCTTTAATGATTGAGTCTAAACTAATATTATTATCAAGTGCAGATAATAATCTTTTACCAGGATTTGTTCTATTTTTTATATTCTCATAAATCGGTTTAAGAAATACCTCTTCACCATAGCCTCTTTCTTTAAGACCCTCACGTGATAAGTCAACAATCTTTTTACATAAATCATATAATTCATCCTCAGATATGAATTTAGGAAGGTCTTTTTTAATAAATAATTTTCTTAACTCACTTGATGAATACCCATGATTATAAAGATCAGAATTATCAAATAATTCATTTAATTCATTAACTTTATGTTTTAATCCAATTTGAAATGCAGGAGAAGATATAGTATCCTTTATTGGCTGAGTACATACACTTCTATATTCTATAGTTCCACGGAAAGTGAGGTCTATGAACTTAAATGATCTTACATAGTCAATATCATCTAATGATGGAGTAAATTCAATCGTTTTATACTCTCCATTATCATAATAGTCTCCAGTTATTTTATCTTTACTAAAATAATCATATAAATTCATTGAAGTAAAGTTAATATAATGGCCATCTCTAACTACACAATAAATATTTAATGTGGACAGGTAATTTATTAAACTATTAATATCCTTTAATTTAAAGTCATACATTCCAATATTATGTGGATTTATTCCATGAGTACTATATTCCCAGAATATATCCCGATAACAGAGATAATCCGTATTTTCACCTAGAAATACGGAATTTGAAAATAGAATTGCTTTAATTGGTTCTAATTTTGTAGATATATTGATGGTATTAATTAATTCATCATATGGAACATCTAATTGTATTTGTGAAGCACTTGAGAATAATCCGTATTCTGGGTAGTGATGGAAGTACATTGGGTTTTTATATTGGGGATATGTTTTTAAATGATGGTAGAGCATTAAATATCTTTCATTAGGAATAGGTTCTTTAACATTGTATTTCCAATATGGATTGATACCCATTCCGACTAGTGTATGGTTGTTTTTTTCTAGTTCTTCCTTGATGAATTTGTAATATTTTCTGAAACGTTTATTAATAGTAAATAGGTCTTTTTCTTTTCCCATTGCAAATTCTATATTATTATAAGAGCAGTCAAAGCAGATTATATCATTGTTTGATTTGTTTTTTAAGGCATTGATGTTTCCTTCATAATCTGTTTCTTCTACGTCGAAATTGTTGAATTTATCTTTAAATATATTGGTTACTTTGTGAACAACATTAAAGTTCACGGGTTCTTTGTTTAAGTTAATGATTGGTATTTCTATTTCTATTCCTATGTATTCTTCCTTATTGTTTTTGGTAGGCTTTATATATTTTTGGTAAATTCTATTTTTTATATCTTCTTCTGTAATGTTAACCATTAATATCCTCTTTATATTTTTTATGTGGTGTGCTATAAAATTATTATAACTATTGTTATATTTTTAATGTTATATAAAATTAGTTATCATATATAAAATAAAATAATAAAAAAAATAAAATAAAAAAAGTAAGATAATTTATAAACGCTGTTTTTTAGTAAATCCATAAATCAGGGAACCAGCAACAATAATAATCAATAACACAACTTCACCTAAATTCAAATCATCATTTTTTTGATTATTATTAATAGGACTAATTTCACTAACAATACCAGTAGCCTCTGCTGTTGAAGAAACACTATTATCAGAGTCAACAAGTAGATTACTATTACTACTATCAGAGGAAGATGCATCTTCATGGGAATTAGAATTACCACTATCGCCTACAGCAGATGAACTAGATGCACTATTATCTGAATTATTAGTTTTAACCAGGTTAGAGCTATTAGTTATAACATTTGTATGAGTCATATTAGTCTGTTGATTATTATTAGTGTTAGTAGGGTTAGAATTAACAGGTACTGTAGGAGTTGTCTGATTTACTGGTGTAGTTGGATTAGTTGGTACTGTAGGAGTTGTTGGTGTAGGAGTTGTTGGCACTGTCTGATTTATTGGTGTGGTTGGAGTTGTTGGTGTGGTTGGAGTTGTTGGTGTGGTTGGAGTTGTTGGTGTTGTCTGGTTTGTTGGTGTGGTTGGAGTTGTTGGTGTGGTTGGAGTTGTTGGTGTGGTTGGAGTTATTGGTACTGTTTGATTAGTTGTAGTGGAACTATTTGTAGCTGTAGAGTTAGTACTTGTCTGATTTTCCTTTATTGTAGTGTTAGATTCGGTAGTATTTGGTGTTGGTGTATTAACTGGTATATTATTAAATACTTGGTTATTTTCTGCTGATATTGATGAATCAGTATAATGATTTATAGTATTATCATGAATAGTTGAGCCACTTGTATTATGTATTGTTACTATTGATACACTATTATCTATACTGTCTATATTATTATAGGATACAGTTGAACCTTCTTCAATATCTAAGGTTACACCAGGTCCTCTTTCTGTTACTATTGTATTACCCGTTATAGTGGTGTTAGTTCCATAGTATGCATATACACCAGTTGTTCTAGGTCTTAAGTAATCGGGTGAAGGAACTGTATTATTAGTATATCCTCTGCAATGAATATTATTGTTTATTATTGTAGTATTTGCACCAATAACACCAACACCCATCGTGTATATTCCATCAAGATTTATGTCATTATCTTCAATAAGTGTGTTATTTCCACCGAATTGTTCAATTCCATACATTTGAGCTGCTGAGCCAGTTATCCTGTTTCCTCGTAGTATATTGTTTGATGTTTCAGAATTTTCTATATTATACTTATATCCATGGTAATCGCTTTCTATTATAATAATACCATATGCTGAGTCTACTCTTGATGTATCATTATTGGTTCCATTTTCACATACTACATTAATTGTATTGTTTTCAACTGTACAATTTGATGCTTTTCCATCTACTGAAATCCCGTTAGCGTATCTTACTGAAATTACATTTATTGTATTATATGTTATCGTGTTATTATGGTAGTAAACCATTATTCCATAGAGGAATAGCTTTCCTCTGACATCAATGTTATTTCTTGTTACGAGGTTATTATTACCGAAGACATCTATTGCTTCTACTGTACCATAATCAGCATCTATTAATTTTCCTTGTTTTAGTTTAATAGTATTGTAGCTTATTGTATTGTTATCACCATATGCTATGATTACATTAGCCTTTCTTGATCCACCATATACTGTCCAGTCTATATTTAATCCGGGGTATGTAGCATTAAAGTAGTTATTAGTTATTGTATTATTGTTTCCGTTTATGTTTATTTCTCTGTAGTAATCAGTTGCTCGTTGTGTTTTATAATCTAGGAATGTGCAGTTTTCT
This genomic interval from Candidatus Methanosphaera massiliense contains the following:
- a CDS encoding MATE family efflux transporter — its product is MNSKDRGNNSNIELITGDYKQAIKKLAWPMMVSMFLVMAYNLADSIWVAGLGSDALAAIGFITPLFMILVGLGNGVGAGANSLIARYIGAKDKDGVNNAALHSLVLTLIISILGSVVMYIILPTLLEIMGAGSSTQLALDYGNIVFMFMIVFIYSNVGAAILRSEGDVTRAMYVMAITAILNIVLDPIFIYILGMGIAGAAWATVISATVSCAVLLYWMHVKKDTFIDLTLSNYHTSGYIYKNILTVAIPSTAENLIFSVLGICINYFLVIVSGNVAVATYTAGMRLIQLSMIPLVGFGTALLTVIGVSYGAHDFKRLNDSFYYTLKLGLLISTIMAVIFYIFAPQISIIFAYGSTASLAPRIASLIRLMIIFIYGVCLGMLGAMLFQGVGKGFTSLTLTFIRALLLEVVVAYILGILLGMGEQGVYLGVVSGGLLGGIISFLYSRFYISRLEHNYTQSK
- a CDS encoding MarR family winged helix-turn-helix transcriptional regulator, whose amino-acid sequence is MEYSFKKENLSMTFLFSIYIKLQNNAYNKLLENTGIHIKQAMILLILKNKEYVYQKEISEILNMDGGLLTRYIRKLEDHQYIERIEDDENRRQNKIRITKKGNELANLLKKEEREREEAIMEHSPISREELIDYLLKIIEISKEYDEGK
- a CDS encoding aldo/keto reductase, producing MSKDVILGFGAMRLPLTDKNNDSKVNDEEFSKMIDYYMNQGYNYFDTSYAYHQEKSEEHLRTQLVERYPRESFKIADKMPTWLLTGPEDNERLVNVMLERLGITYFDVFLIHNINSAFLPLAEKAETFQYIAKMKEEGTAKKVGISYHDKSDLLEQILEKYGDILDVVQLQLNYLDWESNLTEARKNYELCEKYGLDVIVMEPVKGGTLAKLPDNIEQEFKEYNNEYTLPQWALRFAGTPKNVKIVLSGMNNFQQTKDNCEVFKDFKPINDEEHEFLQKIADEINKLIPIPCSYCGYCKKQCPKEIPIPDYFELYNNQSLYKLESISAIYGTTSAVNTPASGCIECGNCLDICPQKINIPEELKKVAKEFGQ
- a CDS encoding SWIM zinc finger family protein yields the protein MKWKTYFDEERIKRGYQYYQEGKVYNTIITPNTITTKVEGSHSHTYEVKITLNKDKQIESMYCTCPYAYSMDYCKHMVATLYKYEEITKNKDSNITNNIKNPQQQFKQLLDNTSEIELKEYIYQRYKDDEDFIKDYNLQFKPDTTREDYYEALNLLNNIFSTDTRKLYNENAYYEELPLNKYLYDFLNNNVKIFYDKCEFDYLQRLIYIIYENISLKDEITQYIDVDNILDMTDYYLEKVIESDNETKDDVFNYILNNIQYEYNKYTSIHLAQVCIKMYDKKSYLQKLSDIISLKIKQYDDNIPVELLAQQYEILKKIGTPIVNIEKYLEKFRNYNLIRQYYIDYEINENNYYKAIELLCEKRQLGSELSLDENKKLLQLYDKTEDNVNYKKELKNILNKYTINDIAYVNRLKETCTPDEWKKEYSTLVNSYQRSHNYDFLNVIYVNEENYDALYENLINHFSLDSFEEYKKYLEDRYGMDILMLYKNRILEEAKVAKHRGAYNLIIRYIKAMLSYKNSKDIVTELINILKNKYKNKNLLITELRDIEQEYQLD
- a CDS encoding PadR family transcriptional regulator, translated to MDNEIKGDNYQNIVNKQRKIFLRDLSNGLFRILILWTLKNKDLHGYGLMKEIDTFFQPQIEDGLINKSRSNKIYPILKDMEHDGLIKKYDGTHEKKNIKIYKITETGQKVFDHHKTNLQESMKREPWKQFTDYVMS
- a CDS encoding glutamate--cysteine ligase family protein, with amino-acid sequence MVNITEEDIKNRIYQKYIKPTKNNKEEYIGIEIEIPIINLNKEPVNFNVVHKVTNIFKDKFNNFDVEETDYEGNINALKNKSNNDIICFDCSYNNIEFAMGKEKDLFTINKRFRKYYKFIKEELEKNNHTLVGMGINPYWKYNVKEPIPNERYLMLYHHLKTYPQYKNPMYFHHYPEYGLFSSASQIQLDVPYDELINTINISTKLEPIKAILFSNSVFLGENTDYLCYRDIFWEYSTHGINPHNIGMYDFKLKDINSLINYLSTLNIYCVVRDGHYINFTSMNLYDYFSKDKITGDYYDNGEYKTIEFTPSLDDIDYVRSFKFIDLTFRGTIEYRSVCTQPIKDTISSPAFQIGLKHKVNELNELFDNSDLYNHGYSSSELRKLFIKKDLPKFISEDELYDLCKKIVDLSREGLKERGYGEEVFLKPIYENIKNRTNPGKRLLSALDNNISLDSIIKEYGKLD
- a CDS encoding right-handed parallel beta-helix repeat-containing protein; this translates as MNKFRKQHKTYITLIILITIILTLSIVSATDQNTTNTTIKNNYNHDTITDKITPQQKDPINNNKEEITIKDNKTTNIPTKEVTNHKKYLKTSNTTNNTIYINNNNKEEYNDYEFEANTNIVINESVNDIYLTIFNENITLTANNNVTLSNSMIDVIDGSIHIYNVSFKSDDSSQYSSVININNNNNIIENCTFLDYKTQRATDYYREININGNNNTITNNYFNATYPGLNIDWTVYGGSRKANVIIAYGDNNTISYNTIKLKQGKLIDADYGTVEAIDVFGNNNLVTRNNIDVRGKLFLYGIMVYYHNNTITYNTINVISVRYANGISVDGKASNCTVENNTINVVCENGTNNDTSRVDSAYGIIIIESDYHGYKYNIENSETSNNILRGNRITGSAAQMYGIEQFGGNNTLIEDNDINLDGIYTMGVGVIGANTTIINNNIHCRGYTNNTVPSPDYLRPRTTGVYAYYGTNTTITGNTIVTERGPGVTLDIEEGSTVSYNNIDSIDNSVSIVTIHNTSGSTIHDNTINHYTDSSISAENNQVFNNIPVNTPTPNTTESNTTIKENQTSTNSTATNSSTTTNQTVPITPTTPTTPTTPTTPTTPTNQTTPTTPTTPTTPTTPTTPTTPINQTVPTTPTPTTPTVPTNPTTPVNQTTPTVPVNSNPTNTNNNQQTNMTHTNVITNSSNLVKTNNSDNSASSSSAVGDSGNSNSHEDASSSDSSNSNLLVDSDNSVSSTAEATGIVSEISPINNNQKNDDLNLGEVVLLIIIVAGSLIYGFTKKQRL